From Candidatus Gastranaerophilales bacterium, one genomic window encodes:
- a CDS encoding MerR family transcriptional regulator has protein sequence MLDLNKPILKVSQVAKEINLSADRLRTYDEEKLVIPYRENNNTRLYSYNDVYWLTSLRKLIGKNNLSILGFKEILRLTYSISDSDFEKFVKRQKKDSIWHIIADMRQNPNYLKLKEFYS, from the coding sequence ATGTTAGATTTAAATAAACCAATATTAAAAGTAAGCCAAGTTGCAAAAGAAATAAACCTATCTGCTGATAGATTAAGAACTTATGATGAAGAAAAATTGGTTATTCCATATCGTGAAAATAATAATACACGATTATATAGTTATAATGATGTGTATTGGCTAACAAGTTTGAGAAAATTAATAGGGAAAAATAATCTTTCAATATTAGGTTTTAAAGAAATTTTACGTCTAACATATTCAATATCCGATTCTGATTTTGAAAAATTTGTAAAAAGACAGAAAAAAGATTCTATTTGGCACATTATTGCCGACATGCGCCAAAATCCTAATTATTTGAAATTGAAAGAGTTTTATAGTTAA
- a CDS encoding metal-dependent hydrolase, producing the protein MTNELRYIGHSAFYIKTENSGILIDPFISQNPYAKFDLNHNKITHIILTHGHGDHLGDAIPIAKKTGATIIAIFELANYCAQRGAKAMPVGMGAELSFEWGKMIFVPAFHSSSTPDGQYAGMPTGVIFEIDGVKIYHAGDTALNTEMKLIGELYEPYYSLLPIGGLFTMGINEAAMAARMLRTKEVIPMHYNTFEAIKANPTELEVLLERQGQKATILKPNEAVEL; encoded by the coding sequence TTGACAAACGAATTACGATACATCGGACACAGTGCATTTTACATAAAAACAGAAAATAGCGGCATATTAATTGACCCCTTCATCTCCCAAAATCCATACGCAAAATTCGATTTAAACCACAACAAAATTACACATATTATACTAACCCATGGGCATGGTGACCATTTGGGCGATGCCATCCCAATTGCAAAAAAAACAGGTGCGACAATAATTGCAATTTTCGAACTCGCAAATTATTGTGCCCAACGTGGGGCAAAAGCAATGCCTGTCGGAATGGGAGCTGAATTAAGTTTTGAATGGGGAAAAATGATTTTCGTACCGGCTTTTCATTCAAGCTCAACTCCAGACGGTCAATACGCAGGAATGCCGACAGGTGTAATTTTTGAAATTGATGGTGTAAAAATCTATCACGCTGGCGATACAGCTTTAAATACAGAAATGAAACTTATAGGCGAACTATATGAACCATATTATTCATTACTCCCTATTGGCGGACTTTTCACTATGGGGATAAACGAAGCCGCTATGGCTGCAAGAATGCTAAGAACAAAGGAAGTTATCCCTATGCACTACAACACCTTTGAGGCAATAAAAGCAAATCCGACAGAACTTGAGGTTTTACTTGAAAGACAAGGACAAAAAGCTACAATTTTAAAACCAAACGAGGCTGTTGAATTATAA
- a CDS encoding DUF3326 domain-containing protein, with product MPYKKYKNKLSLFIVPTGIGASIGGYAGDASPYAQKIAKTFPLIVNPNVVNAACFSGIRENMFYVEGWSIGQFMKGNLSLKPSTNNSIGIIFDKAISNGILNIHLNTIGAVKTVYSCNIMGYEITEEECGIEYFMTPAGVSSGRVQNNETMLKAAKKLIERGAQTIAVVCKFEEPPEDNYKFGNSPDIVGGIEAIISHYLTKELMIPVVHAPAFEEIDITTDLVDARASAEYITPTFLPCLLLGLQNAPLIFNGYNDSLLNCNDIRSIIVPHTAIGSSVVLDAIAKNIPILAVKENSTVLDINDCALDLQNAIIGVDRYKDCYNFLREVIPT from the coding sequence ATGCCATACAAAAAATATAAAAATAAATTATCATTATTTATTGTACCAACCGGAATTGGGGCAAGTATAGGAGGATATGCAGGTGATGCCAGTCCATACGCCCAAAAAATCGCTAAAACATTCCCGCTAATTGTAAACCCCAATGTTGTAAACGCTGCCTGTTTTTCAGGAATACGTGAAAACATGTTTTATGTAGAAGGTTGGTCAATTGGTCAGTTTATGAAAGGTAATTTATCACTAAAACCATCTACTAACAACTCAATTGGCATAATCTTTGATAAAGCAATTTCAAATGGAATTTTAAACATCCATTTAAACACCATTGGTGCCGTAAAAACCGTTTATTCCTGCAATATAATGGGGTACGAAATCACAGAAGAAGAATGCGGAATTGAATATTTCATGACGCCGGCCGGAGTTTCATCGGGGAGAGTGCAAAACAATGAAACAATGCTCAAGGCTGCAAAAAAATTAATTGAGAGAGGAGCTCAAACGATTGCAGTGGTTTGCAAGTTCGAAGAACCACCTGAAGACAATTACAAATTCGGCAATTCTCCTGATATAGTAGGAGGAATTGAGGCGATAATATCACATTATCTGACAAAAGAATTGATGATACCCGTAGTACACGCACCTGCATTTGAAGAAATTGATATAACGACTGATCTTGTAGACGCAAGAGCTTCAGCTGAATACATAACTCCTACTTTTTTGCCGTGCTTATTGCTTGGACTCCAAAATGCACCTCTTATTTTCAATGGTTACAATGATTCTTTATTAAATTGCAATGATATCCGCTCAATTATAGTTCCTCACACGGCTATTGGCTCATCAGTTGTCCTCGACGCTATTGCTAAAAACATTCCGATACTTGCTGTCAAAGAAAATTCTACCGTACTTGATATAAACGATTGTGCTTTAGACCTTCAAAATGCTATAATAGGAGTTGATAGATATAAAGATTGCTATAATTTTTTAAGAGAGGTTATTCCGACATGA
- a CDS encoding transcriptional coactivator p15/PC4 family protein produces the protein MTTATEPKLLATIPRNATEQLQIGINSYKGKSYLDMRIYYTTDDGATWNPTKKGVTVSPDNLDLLKDAIEEAKKELMSEENAE, from the coding sequence ATGACTACTGCGACTGAACCAAAATTGTTGGCAACTATTCCGAGAAATGCTACGGAACAACTACAAATCGGTATAAATTCATATAAAGGAAAAAGCTACCTTGATATGAGAATTTATTATACTACCGACGATGGTGCAACTTGGAATCCTACAAAAAAAGGTGTTACCGTATCTCCTGACAATCTTGATTTACTAAAAGATGCTATTGAAGAAGCAAAAAAAGAGTTAATGTCAGAAGAAAATGCTGAATAA
- a CDS encoding N-6 DNA methylase — protein MLTKDIKRTIDNARDVLVGKIPNPQAQIEQITIAMIYKFMDDMDLETVEFGGEREFFTDDLNEYAWSKLMSKQLGNEARMNLYTEALEKLPLAKQIPELFRNIFKGAYLPFRDGQTLTLFLKEINDLDYNNSENLGNGFEYLLSIMGSQGDAGQFRTPRHIIDFIVDVVNPTKDDTILDPACGTSGFLISAYKHILKTSENTNIPLNPTELKTLTENIQGYDISPDMVKLALVNMYLHKFKQPKIYEYDTLTNQTKWDNYFDVIFANPPFMTPKGGIKPHNKFGIKANRSEVLFVDYIMEHLNSTGRAGIIVPEGIVFQSANAYKNLRKKLVDENYLYAVVSLPSGIFQPYSGVKTSILLLDRQLAKKTDKILFVEIKNDGYDLGAQRREIDKNDLPKATELIQQWQNSAIASDSEAIQSINKNPLATIVEKSKLSENGEYNLTASRYKETKDYSNCKWDMVRIDKICLLGRGRVISKKDIENNKGTYPVYSSQTADNGVLGYINTFDFEGDYATWTTDGANAGTVFSRSGKFNCTNVCGTLKAINPKNLNMTYVARVLNVVAKNYVVKLGNPKLMNKEVALIQIPLPPLEVQEEIVKELDGYQAVIDGAQKVVDNWKPTLPINPNWRKVKLGDICDIQSGGTPSRSNNEYWYNGSIPWYSSGELNNSYTTDSVDKITNLGLKDSNAKLFPKGSLLIGMYDTAAFKMSILDRDGAFNQAISGVKPNTKINMYFLYLYFSSKREDYMLHRAGARQQNLNKGYISDLEIPLIALEEQQEIVAKIEEEETAVEECKKLIKLHQAKINTKIQSIWGDTCENNN, from the coding sequence ATGTTAACAAAAGATATAAAAAGAACGATAGATAACGCAAGAGATGTTTTGGTTGGAAAAATCCCTAATCCACAAGCTCAGATTGAGCAAATTACGATTGCAATGATTTATAAGTTCATGGACGATATGGACTTAGAAACGGTTGAATTTGGTGGCGAACGTGAATTTTTTACTGACGACTTGAATGAATATGCTTGGTCAAAACTTATGTCAAAACAGCTAGGCAATGAAGCACGAATGAATTTATACACAGAAGCACTTGAAAAATTGCCACTTGCAAAACAAATCCCCGAACTTTTCAGAAACATTTTCAAAGGTGCATACTTGCCTTTTCGTGACGGTCAAACTCTTACTTTGTTTTTAAAAGAAATCAATGATTTGGATTATAATAATAGCGAAAATTTGGGTAACGGATTTGAATATTTACTTTCGATAATGGGCTCTCAAGGTGATGCGGGGCAGTTTAGAACTCCAAGACATATCATTGATTTTATAGTAGATGTGGTTAATCCAACAAAAGATGATACAATTTTAGATCCGGCTTGTGGTACATCAGGATTCTTGATTTCAGCGTATAAGCATATTTTAAAAACTTCAGAAAATACAAATATACCTTTGAATCCAACAGAACTAAAAACTTTGACAGAAAATATTCAAGGTTATGATATTTCTCCTGATATGGTAAAACTTGCACTTGTAAATATGTATTTGCATAAATTCAAACAACCTAAAATTTATGAATACGATACTTTGACAAACCAAACAAAATGGGATAATTATTTTGATGTGATTTTCGCAAACCCTCCATTTATGACTCCAAAAGGAGGGATTAAGCCACACAATAAATTTGGAATAAAAGCAAACCGTTCGGAAGTTTTGTTTGTCGATTATATTATGGAACATCTTAATTCTACAGGTCGAGCAGGAATAATTGTGCCAGAAGGAATAGTTTTTCAATCAGCAAATGCCTACAAAAATTTAAGAAAAAAACTTGTTGATGAAAATTATTTGTATGCCGTTGTAAGTTTGCCAAGTGGTATTTTTCAACCGTATTCAGGTGTTAAAACATCAATTTTGCTACTAGATAGACAACTTGCTAAAAAGACGGATAAAATTTTATTTGTAGAAATTAAAAATGACGGATATGATTTAGGTGCTCAACGCAGAGAAATCGACAAAAACGACTTACCTAAAGCAACAGAATTAATCCAACAATGGCAAAATAGTGCCATTGCGAGCGATAGCGAAGCAATCCAATCAATAAACAAGAACCCTTTAGCAACAATCGTAGAAAAATCAAAGCTGTCAGAAAATGGTGAATATAATCTAACTGCCTCCCGCTATAAAGAAACAAAAGACTACTCAAATTGTAAATGGGATATGGTAAGAATAGATAAAATATGCTTATTGGGAAGAGGAAGAGTAATTAGCAAAAAAGATATTGAAAACAATAAAGGAACTTATCCTGTATATTCCTCTCAAACAGCAGATAATGGAGTGCTCGGATATATTAACACTTTTGATTTTGAAGGTGATTATGCGACATGGACAACGGATGGAGCTAATGCAGGAACTGTATTTAGTCGTAGTGGGAAATTCAATTGTACAAATGTATGTGGAACATTAAAAGCGATAAATCCTAAAAATTTAAATATGACTTATGTAGCAAGAGTGTTAAATGTTGTTGCAAAAAATTATGTTGTAAAATTAGGAAATCCGAAATTAATGAACAAGGAAGTCGCACTCATTCAAATTCCACTTCCACCATTAGAGGTTCAAGAAGAAATAGTTAAGGAATTGGACGGATATCAAGCCGTAATCGACGGAGCTCAAAAAGTAGTCGATAATTGGAAACCAACTCTTCCAATTAATCCAAATTGGAGAAAAGTTAAACTTGGCGATATATGTGATATCCAATCAGGTGGTACACCTTCGAGAAGCAATAATGAATACTGGTATAATGGAAGTATTCCTTGGTATTCATCTGGAGAGTTAAACAATTCTTACACTACGGATTCTGTTGATAAGATAACTAATTTGGGATTAAAAGACTCAAATGCAAAGCTTTTCCCTAAAGGTTCTTTATTAATTGGAATGTATGATACAGCGGCATTCAAAATGTCAATATTAGACAGGGATGGGGCTTTTAATCAGGCAATTTCAGGAGTAAAACCTAATACGAAAATCAATATGTATTTTTTGTATCTTTATTTTTCATCAAAACGTGAAGATTATATGCTACATAGAGCTGGGGCAAGACAGCAAAATTTAAATAAAGGCTATATTTCCGATTTGGAAATTCCGTTAATTGCTCTCGAAGAACAACAAGAAATCGTAGCCAAAATCGAAGAAGAAGAAACAGCTGTTGAAGAATGTAAAAAATTAATCAAACTTCATCAAGCCAAAATCAACACCAAAATCCAATCCATCTGGGGTGATACCTGTGAAAACAATAATTGA
- a CDS encoding DEAD/DEAH box helicase family protein: MKTESEAKARIKINKLLEDAEWRLIDDEKGRANVDLEYSTKIKRDDKFKTGLLDYLLFDSKGFPLCVLEAKREDINPLFAKDQARAYAMSQNIRFVILSNGNIHYLWDIEIGNPEIITSMPTQESLEQRTGFKPNTKTLYFENITKEYVALMQNPNLLKEPDYIDESKRKKFCFDNGYRLLRDYQINAIKALQQSAKEDNNRFLFEMATGTGKTLTSAGIIKLFLKTGNAKRVLFLVDRIELEKQVKKNFDDYLKDYTCVIYKEVRNDWRKAEVVITTIQSLLVDDRYKRIFSPTDFDLVISDESHRCIGGNSRAVFEYFIGYKLGLTATPKDYIRNVDTKKLKFEDPKALERRILLDTYKTFGCESGEPTFRYSLLDGVRDKFLINPKVVDARTEITTEILSEKGYSVVQITDDGDEEEQQVFARDFEKKFFSENTNIQFCKTLLENGLKDPISGEFGKTIVFCVSQDHCAKITQILNQMAHKIWEGKYNSDFAVQVTSCVPTAQDMTTYFSNDNLNGNSRFLDDYKSSKTRICVTVGMMTTGYDCQNILNLALMRPIFSPTDFVQIKGRGTRKNTFKYPTTKPTEYKEKEYFKLFDFFANCEYFEHEFNYDEELKLPRERSGEGGTGGGKPPLETLEIFDPDKLKELKEISIGLDGMKIDRELFQQAKETFTQDEDIKTAVNNEDWQQAEHIVKEKYENKPNLFVTLDKLRKSENLDRRLSWIEVLQRAFGLINKFKNQDELLEDECDKYISIYKPESEYVPYIKNFIKAYATDGQFRNIIECKKFQELNFYAGFTMEDYKHLNGFRATLPEYIKDNIVLNKYM; encoded by the coding sequence ATGAAAACAGAATCTGAGGCTAAAGCAAGAATAAAAATTAATAAATTACTTGAAGATGCTGAGTGGCGTTTGATTGATGATGAAAAAGGCAGAGCTAATGTCGATTTAGAATATTCAACCAAAATAAAAAGAGATGATAAGTTTAAAACCGGACTTTTAGATTATTTATTGTTTGATTCTAAAGGTTTCCCACTTTGTGTTTTAGAAGCAAAACGTGAAGATATAAATCCGCTTTTTGCAAAAGACCAAGCACGAGCTTATGCAATGAGTCAAAATATTAGGTTTGTAATTCTTTCAAACGGAAATATTCATTATCTTTGGGATATCGAAATCGGTAATCCTGAAATTATAACATCAATGCCTACGCAAGAATCCTTAGAGCAAAGAACAGGTTTCAAGCCCAATACTAAGACTTTGTATTTTGAAAATATTACAAAAGAATATGTTGCACTTATGCAAAATCCGAATTTGCTAAAAGAACCTGATTATATTGATGAATCAAAACGCAAGAAATTCTGTTTTGATAATGGTTATAGACTTTTAAGAGATTACCAAATCAATGCAATAAAAGCATTACAGCAATCAGCAAAAGAGGATAATAACAGATTTCTATTTGAAATGGCAACAGGTACCGGTAAAACATTAACTTCTGCAGGTATTATTAAATTATTTTTAAAAACAGGGAACGCCAAAAGAGTCTTATTTTTGGTTGATAGAATCGAACTTGAAAAACAGGTTAAAAAGAATTTTGATGATTATTTAAAAGATTATACTTGTGTAATTTATAAAGAAGTCAGAAACGATTGGCGAAAAGCAGAAGTCGTAATTACTACTATTCAAAGCCTTTTAGTTGATGATAGGTACAAAAGAATATTTTCTCCAACCGATTTTGACCTTGTAATTTCTGATGAAAGCCATCGTTGCATTGGAGGAAATTCAAGGGCAGTATTTGAATATTTCATCGGCTATAAATTAGGATTAACTGCAACACCAAAAGATTATATAAGAAATGTTGATACTAAAAAACTAAAATTTGAAGACCCTAAGGCGTTGGAAAGAAGAATTTTACTTGATACATATAAAACTTTTGGCTGCGAAAGTGGTGAACCAACTTTTAGATATAGCTTGCTTGATGGTGTTAGAGATAAATTTTTAATCAATCCAAAAGTTGTTGACGCCAGAACTGAAATTACAACAGAAATTCTTTCAGAAAAAGGTTATTCGGTTGTACAGATTACTGATGACGGGGACGAGGAAGAACAACAAGTATTTGCAAGAGATTTTGAAAAGAAATTTTTCTCAGAAAATACAAATATTCAATTCTGTAAAACATTATTAGAAAATGGATTAAAAGACCCTATTTCCGGTGAATTTGGTAAAACGATTGTATTTTGCGTAAGCCAAGACCATTGTGCAAAAATTACACAAATATTAAATCAAATGGCGCACAAAATCTGGGAAGGTAAGTATAACTCTGATTTTGCAGTTCAAGTTACATCTTGTGTGCCTACAGCTCAAGATATGACAACATATTTTTCTAATGATAATTTAAACGGAAACTCAAGATTTTTAGATGATTATAAATCCTCAAAAACAAGAATTTGTGTAACTGTCGGAATGATGACAACAGGCTATGATTGCCAAAATATTTTAAACTTAGCATTAATGCGTCCAATTTTCTCACCTACCGATTTTGTTCAGATAAAAGGTCGTGGTACAAGAAAAAACACTTTTAAATACCCTACAACAAAACCGACTGAATACAAAGAAAAAGAATATTTTAAACTCTTTGATTTCTTCGCAAATTGTGAATATTTTGAACACGAATTCAATTATGATGAAGAATTAAAACTTCCAAGAGAAAGAAGTGGCGAAGGTGGAACAGGTGGTGGAAAACCTCCATTAGAAACTCTTGAAATATTTGACCCAGATAAATTAAAAGAATTAAAGGAAATATCTATCGGACTTGATGGAATGAAAATTGATAGAGAATTATTCCAACAAGCAAAAGAAACATTTACACAAGATGAGGATATTAAAACGGCTGTAAATAATGAAGATTGGCAACAAGCAGAACATATTGTAAAAGAAAAATACGAAAACAAACCAAATTTATTTGTTACTTTGGATAAGTTGAGAAAATCAGAGAATCTTGACAGACGACTTTCTTGGATAGAAGTTTTGCAACGTGCTTTTGGACTTATTAATAAATTTAAGAACCAAGATGAATTGCTTGAAGATGAATGTGACAAGTACATTTCTATTTACAAACCTGAGTCTGAATATGTTCCCTATATCAAAAATTTTATAAAAGCGTACGCAACTGACGGACAATTTAGAAATATTATTGAATGCAAAAAGTTTCAAGAGTTGAATTTTTACGCAGGCTTCACGATGGAAGATTATAAACATTTGAACGGTTTTAGAGCGACTTTGCCTGAATACATTAAAGATAATATCGTTCTAAATAAATATATGTAA
- the priA gene encoding primosomal protein N', with amino-acid sequence MLNNPETHVDNINTGILYKYALTLVDIAGLGTRTFSYLIPDELQQDMKIGLPVLVPFGTKGLVNAFVVGFSNYLDSNIKAKSIVEILDKRPVFSLEYLKLLEWVANYYCCDLAAVLALAVPMKFFKQNKRNITKIEYDATIKLSKEEETIFNFLKLDTPNSASYVQKHVKIPYSKFYRAVRKLEKFNLIKIENILDENTQKTQYEKYIKFIHKDGATKPQLRLLDGLEKEKQVKLIDFEKDFGTSRVTTKKLVEKGFAEFFDVEVYRNPLNILKISNKEIAPELNEEQNSAFSFIESKIDNHETSPILLYGVTASGKTEVYFKLIDKVLKQGKNVLFLAPEIALASQLTRRLAKRFGINDVAIWHSSISDGERYDVWQKLRNNEIKILAGARSAVFAPLQNIGLIIIDEEHEASYKQTSPAPRYNAKTVASKLAEFYNSALILGSATPDVQTYYFAKNTNNLVTLTKRFNDAPMAKVSIIDMRDEFIKQNKSIFSRTLIRAIDDNLSENKQTMLLMNRRGFSTQILCKNCGEIIECPNCSIPMIWHEAEKILKCHWCNHQGPMPAVCPKCGSDAIRGYGIGTQRVESIVQKLFPDARIDRLDSDVLTTKSGHIDILDKFSNGEIDILIGTQMIAKGLDNPNVTLVGVINSDSSFNLPDYRSSERGFQLLTQVAGRAGRGEFSGKVFFQTYNPDFYAIETAKEQDYSSFYSEEIDSRSAFDYPPFSQILKIVISSENNFRAEKSAQEIVLRLNTIIDKHGISERLIVLGPSSCILERINNEYRFQILIKNKMDKKGHFFISSFLQKIKLPQDIKLVVDIDPIDIL; translated from the coding sequence ATGCTGAATAATCCTGAAACACATGTTGATAATATAAATACGGGCATATTATATAAATATGCCCTAACTCTTGTTGATATAGCTGGTTTAGGCACGAGAACTTTTAGTTACCTAATACCTGATGAGTTACAACAAGATATGAAAATCGGGCTTCCTGTTTTGGTTCCATTTGGCACTAAGGGGCTTGTAAATGCTTTTGTTGTTGGGTTTTCTAATTATCTTGATTCCAATATTAAAGCAAAGTCTATAGTTGAAATTCTTGATAAAAGACCTGTTTTTTCACTTGAATATTTAAAACTTTTAGAATGGGTCGCCAACTATTATTGTTGTGATTTGGCAGCGGTTCTTGCACTTGCCGTTCCTATGAAATTCTTTAAGCAAAATAAAAGAAATATCACCAAAATTGAATATGACGCAACTATAAAACTTTCTAAGGAGGAAGAAACGATATTTAATTTTTTGAAGTTAGATACGCCAAATTCTGCTTCTTATGTCCAAAAACATGTTAAAATCCCTTATTCAAAGTTTTATAGAGCTGTAAGAAAACTTGAAAAATTTAATCTTATAAAAATTGAAAACATTTTAGATGAGAATACTCAAAAAACTCAATACGAAAAGTACATAAAATTTATACATAAAGACGGGGCAACCAAGCCCCAATTAAGGCTTTTGGATGGATTGGAAAAAGAAAAACAAGTTAAACTTATTGACTTTGAAAAAGATTTTGGTACCTCTCGTGTTACTACCAAAAAACTTGTAGAAAAAGGTTTTGCAGAGTTTTTTGATGTAGAAGTTTACAGAAACCCGTTAAATATTTTGAAAATATCAAATAAAGAGATAGCTCCCGAGTTAAATGAGGAACAAAATTCTGCTTTTTCTTTTATTGAGTCAAAAATTGATAATCACGAAACGTCTCCGATTTTGTTATATGGTGTTACTGCTTCAGGAAAAACTGAAGTTTATTTCAAATTAATCGATAAAGTCTTAAAACAAGGAAAAAATGTATTGTTTTTAGCACCAGAGATTGCATTGGCTTCACAATTAACAAGACGTTTGGCAAAAAGGTTTGGAATTAATGATGTTGCTATTTGGCATAGCAGTATTTCAGATGGCGAGAGATATGATGTTTGGCAAAAGCTTCGAAACAATGAGATAAAAATATTAGCAGGTGCACGTTCAGCTGTATTTGCTCCCCTCCAAAATATCGGATTGATAATAATTGACGAGGAGCACGAGGCTTCTTATAAACAAACTTCGCCTGCTCCAAGATATAATGCAAAAACTGTTGCTTCAAAACTTGCTGAATTCTATAATTCTGCTTTAATTCTCGGTAGTGCTACACCTGATGTGCAAACATATTATTTTGCAAAGAATACAAACAATTTAGTTACTTTAACAAAGCGGTTTAATGATGCACCAATGGCAAAGGTTTCAATCATTGACATGCGAGATGAGTTTATCAAGCAAAATAAAAGTATTTTTTCGAGAACTTTAATTCGAGCAATTGATGATAATTTATCAGAAAATAAACAAACAATGCTTTTAATGAATAGACGCGGCTTTTCTACGCAAATATTATGTAAAAATTGTGGTGAAATTATTGAATGTCCTAATTGTTCAATCCCGATGATATGGCATGAAGCTGAAAAAATATTAAAATGCCACTGGTGTAACCATCAAGGTCCAATGCCCGCAGTTTGCCCTAAATGCGGTTCAGACGCAATTCGTGGCTATGGTATAGGTACACAAAGAGTAGAATCTATCGTTCAAAAATTGTTTCCAGATGCTAGAATTGACCGTCTTGATTCTGATGTCTTGACTACTAAAAGTGGGCATATTGACATTTTGGATAAGTTTTCTAACGGTGAAATTGATATTTTAATTGGTACTCAAATGATTGCAAAAGGCTTGGACAATCCAAATGTTACATTGGTTGGGGTTATTAATTCTGATTCAAGTTTTAATCTTCCTGATTATAGGTCCTCAGAACGTGGATTTCAGCTCCTTACCCAAGTTGCAGGCAGAGCCGGTAGGGGTGAGTTTTCAGGAAAAGTCTTTTTTCAAACATATAACCCCGATTTTTATGCTATTGAAACTGCTAAAGAACAAGATTATTCTTCTTTCTACAGTGAAGAAATAGACTCTCGGAGTGCATTTGACTATCCTCCTTTTAGTCAAATTTTGAAAATAGTAATAAGCTCAGAAAATAATTTTAGAGCTGAAAAATCTGCCCAAGAGATAGTTTTAAGACTCAATACAATTATTGATAAACACGGTATTTCAGAAAGGCTTATTGTCTTAGGACCTTCAAGTTGTATTTTGGAGCGAATAAACAATGAATACCGTTTTCAAATACTTATAAAAAATAAAATGGATAAAAAAGGTCACTTTTTTATATCTTCATTCTTGCAAAAAATTAAGCTTCCGCAGGACATAAAGCTCGTAGTTGATATTGACCCGATTGATATATTATAA
- a CDS encoding glycosyltransferase, which yields MNNKIIPVMHCFDDNYALPASVSFYSMLDNADKNYNYKLYVLHTDITQENQKKLQETIAPFLNATLEFINMENKFDNLWKNLNIKGHYSKEMFYKFLPASIFPQYEKIIITDVDVVWLGDISKTYIDFDVNEDFYFAGCKGALKKNSWVYQCVKSNYEKNFSEEEQSQILVSAGYYIFNLSKMRRDNMGENFIDCATKNAYRIMQPEQDVINLCCYPKIKLMPLNSVVCTYVYDLYKTDEDFENDLIHTAQDIKDAMQHPI from the coding sequence ATGAACAATAAAATAATTCCAGTAATGCACTGTTTTGATGACAATTATGCACTGCCTGCCAGTGTGTCTTTTTATTCAATGCTTGATAATGCTGATAAAAATTATAATTATAAATTATATGTTTTGCATACAGATATTACACAAGAAAATCAAAAAAAATTACAAGAAACAATCGCCCCTTTTTTAAACGCAACATTAGAATTTATTAATATGGAAAACAAATTTGATAACTTGTGGAAAAACTTAAACATTAAAGGACATTATTCAAAAGAAATGTTTTACAAATTTTTACCAGCAAGTATTTTTCCGCAATATGAAAAAATTATTATCACAGATGTCGATGTTGTTTGGCTTGGCGATATTTCAAAAACCTATATTGATTTTGATGTAAATGAGGATTTTTATTTTGCAGGGTGCAAAGGAGCACTTAAAAAAAATAGCTGGGTTTATCAATGTGTAAAGAGCAATTATGAAAAAAATTTTTCAGAAGAAGAACAAAGCCAAATTTTGGTTAGTGCGGGATATTATATTTTTAATTTAAGTAAAATGCGTAGAGATAATATGGGGGAAAATTTTATAGATTGTGCCACAAAAAACGCATATAGAATTATGCAGCCGGAGCAAGATGTTATTAACTTATGTTGTTATCCTAAAATAAAATTAATGCCGCTTAACAGTGTTGTTTGCACTTATGTTTATGATTTATATAAAACGGATGAAGATTTTGAAAATGACCTAATTCATACAGCACAAGATATTAAAGACGCTATGCAACATCCAATTTAA